The region CCGGGAACGACGAGATGAGGCCCTCGGGCACGCCGTACGAGCCGTCCGACACGACCGCGGCCGACGTCCAGTCGCCCTCGTCGGTGCCGTTGACCCAGGTGTGCACGTGGTCGATGGCCGCGTTCGCCGCCGACGCCGCCGACGACGCGCCGCGCGCCTCGATGATCGCCGCGCCGCGCTTGGCCACGGTCGGGATGAAGTCGTTCTCCAGCCAGGACTGGTCGTTCACGGCCTCGGCCGCGATCCGGCCGCCGACCTCGGCGTGGAACAGGTCGGGGTACTGGGTGGCCGAGTGGTTGCCCCAGATGGTGAGCTTCCTGATGTCGGTCACCGCGACGCCGAGCTTCTTGGCAAGCTGCGACAGCGCCCGGTTGTGGTCCAGGCGGGTCATCGCGGTGAACCGCTCGGCCGGGACGTCCGGCGCGTGCTGCTGCGCGATGAGCGCGTTGGTGTTGGCCGGGTTGCCGACCACCAGCACGCGCACGTCGTCCGCCGCGCCCGCGTTGATCGCCTCGCCCTGCGGCTTGAAGATGCCGCCGTTGGCCTCCAGCAGGTCGCCGCGCTCCATGCCCTTGCTGCGCGGGCGCGCGCCGACCAGCAGGGCGACGTTCACGCCGTCGAACGCCGTCTTGGCGTCGTCGGTGATGTCGATGCCGGACAGCAGCGGGAACGCGCAGTCGTCCAACTCCATCGCGGTGCCCTCGGCGGCCTTCACGGCCTGCGGGATCTCCAGCAGGCGCAGGCGGACCGGCACGTCGGGGCCGAGCAGGTGGCCGGAGGCGATGCGGAACAGCAGTGCGTAGCCGATCTGGCCGGCCGCACCGGTGACGGTGACGTTCACGGGCGTGCGGGTCATGAGCCTTCCCGAATGACGATCGAACTGGCTTCAGTCCTCGGGCACGACCACTAGGCAGGCTGCACCTGTCAGCGGCGGTCTCTACTCCGGGACCGGCGCACCGGGCGGGTTGCCCGACGCGGTGAGGTTACCAACCGTTGAACGATGACAAGGTGTGACAGTGGACATGGACATCATCGAAGCCGACGAGGACTACAGCGACGCCGTGCTGGCCGGACAGCGGTGGGAGGGGCGGTCGTTCCTGCGGTGCGACTTCACCGAAGCCGACCTGAGGGGGCTGGTGACCTCGGGGTGCACGTTCACCGAGTGCAAGTTCGACCGGACCGACCTGGGTGACTCTTCGCACACCGCCGCCGCGTTCCGCTCGTGCCGGTTCGACCGGGCGGTGCTGGCCGCGGCGGCGTTCCGGTCGAGCACGCTGCTCGGGTCGGTGTTCGTGGAGTGCGGGCTGCGGACCGTGCTGCTGGAGGAGACCGACCTCACGCTGGTCGGCCTGTCCGGCGCGCTGCTGCGCAAGGCGGCGCTGCGGGGGTTGCGGTTGCGGGAGGCCAACCTGGAGGGTGCCGACCTGCGCGACGCGGACCTGCGCGACGCCGACCTGACCGGCGCGCGGCTGCGCGCGGCCAAGTTCGAGGGCGCCGACCTGCGCGGGGCGCGGCTGGGCGCGGACGGACTGGTCGCCGCCGACCTGCGCGGGGCGCGCATCGACGTGGACACCGCCATCGCCTTCGCCGCCGCACACGGCCTGCGGGTGGACTGAGCATTCGGGCTGACGCAATACCGGGCCGGAGGTGAAATTTTCACCTCCGGCGCGCGCGACGGCTCCGGCGACAGGCTCGCCCAGGCTCGACGCGAATCGGGAATCGGGAATCGGGAATCACCCGACTGCCCAGAAGCGTCTGCCACGCCTGAATTGACCGGCGAAACTCCCCGCTGCCATCGACCGGCACGTTCCAGAAGATCACCTGCGCGGCTTTCGTGAGACCACCCGAAAGGTGCCTAACGTGAGTCGGACATGGGGGGTTCGATCGGTCAAAGCCTGCGCAGCTGTTTCTGCACCGAGTCTGGTGGTCGCCGGCGCGATTGCGGCCGCAGAGGTCGCCTTCAGCTCCACCGCGTGGAGCGACGAGGCATGTGGACTCGGTGCCGAAAACCCGTACGGTGGAATGTGATCACATCGAATCCGGGCGGGTCAACCGCTGCTGATTCGTGAACCGCGGTGCGGCGCGCGCTGCGTGCCGCACCGCGCTTTCGATGGCGGTCGAGAGGGATATGCGAATCACTGTGGACCAGGTCCGGTTCTCCTACGGGCGCACGTCCGTGCTGCGCGGGGTGGACTGGGCCATCGAGGCGGGCGTCACCGGGTTGCTCGGGCCCAACGGGGCCGGCAAGACCACGTTGCTCAACCTGCTCCTGGGGCTGACCAAGCCCGACGCGGGCACGATCTCCGTCGACGGCGCGGGCAGCCCGTCCGTCGGGTTCATGCCCCAGCGGTTCTCGTTGGCCGGGGAGATGCGAGTGGTGGACACCGTTGCCTACGCGGCCTGGGTGAACGGCTTGCCGCGCAAGGAGTGCGTCGGTGCCGCCGAGGCCGCGCTGGCCGCGGTGCGGCTGGAGGACCGGGCCGGGGAGCGGGTGCGGGCGCTGTCGGGCGGGCAGCGGCAGCGGGTGGGGTTGGCCGCCGCGTTGGCGCACGAGCCGGACGTGGTCGTGCTCGACGAGCCGACCGTGGGGCTGGATCCCGGCCAGCGGCTGGGGTTGCGGGAGATCATCGCCGAACCGGGGCGGACCCGGACCGTGCTGCTGTCCACCCACCTCATCGAGGACATCTCCCACCTGTGCCGCAAGGTGGGCGTGCCGGCCGACGGGCGGCTGATCTTCGACGGCACGGGCGAGGAGCCGGCCGACCTGATCACCACCACCGGCGACGAGCGCGGCGGGGTGCTCGGCTCCGACTTCGAACGGGCCTACTACGCCCTGGTCGAACGGCTCGGTGGTGTCCGTGACCGAGTTCCGGCCGCGCGTGTTCTGGCCGCTGAGCGCGTGGCTCTACGTGCTGCCCGGGGTGGCGGTCGGCCTCGTCGCCTTCGCCGCCACCCTGCCGACACTGGCCTGGCCGTACCAGGACTGGGTCATCACCTCCGCCGAGTTCCACCAGCAGAACGCCTACGCCGCGCCGATCGCCGCCGGTCTCGCCGCCGTCGTCGCGGGCCGGCTGACGCCGCCGACCCGGATCTACGCGCAACCGATCTCGGCGCGGGCCGGGTGGGGTGTGGTCGGGCCGCACCTGGCGCGGTTGGTCGGGACGGTGCTCGTCGGCTACCTGCTCGGGTTGACGCCGTTGACCCTGGTGACCACGACGGACGCGGAGCACGGCGGCTTCGACCTGGCGGTCGCGCTGACCAGGCTGCTCGGGCTGACGGCCGCGACGGTCGTCGGCTACCTGGTGGGCGTGCTGGGCCGGACCTCCCTCGTCGCGCCGGTCGCCGTGGTGCTGCTGTTCGCGGCGTCGATCGCGGGGTCGACCAGCGACACGTTCTCCGCGCTCGCCCCGGTGCTGCACTTCGTACCCGGCGTCGGCTCCGACGCGCGCTGGTCGTTCGTGCTCTACCGGCTCGCCTTCCTGACG is a window of Saccharothrix espanaensis DSM 44229 DNA encoding:
- a CDS encoding pentapeptide repeat-containing protein → MDIIEADEDYSDAVLAGQRWEGRSFLRCDFTEADLRGLVTSGCTFTECKFDRTDLGDSSHTAAAFRSCRFDRAVLAAAAFRSSTLLGSVFVECGLRTVLLEETDLTLVGLSGALLRKAALRGLRLREANLEGADLRDADLRDADLTGARLRAAKFEGADLRGARLGADGLVAADLRGARIDVDTAIAFAAAHGLRVD
- a CDS encoding malate dehydrogenase; its protein translation is MTRTPVNVTVTGAAGQIGYALLFRIASGHLLGPDVPVRLRLLEIPQAVKAAEGTAMELDDCAFPLLSGIDITDDAKTAFDGVNVALLVGARPRSKGMERGDLLEANGGIFKPQGEAINAGAADDVRVLVVGNPANTNALIAQQHAPDVPAERFTAMTRLDHNRALSQLAKKLGVAVTDIRKLTIWGNHSATQYPDLFHAEVGGRIAAEAVNDQSWLENDFIPTVAKRGAAIIEARGASSAASAANAAIDHVHTWVNGTDEGDWTSAAVVSDGSYGVPEGLISSFPVTAKDGRYEIVQGLEIDEFSRARIDASVAELVEERDAVRGLGLI